In one window of Rhodopseudomonas palustris HaA2 DNA:
- a CDS encoding putative bifunctional diguanylate cyclase/phosphodiesterase, which translates to MQLASQKHDADPEMSPAIHAGLVESLFMNPAPMIVGAFGPAIAGSVIGFVTGNVWNWLCVPLFVLVGIARAMQMRRYRERNAPLSQHDADVWEKRYRLGAITHGISLGIWSLVVLLDTQDTGAHMLCITTVVAYTSAGVGRTFGRPKIFHLQVLLSCGPLIIALIMVGGIYYLALALLSTVFFIAIRQVTSSLQRIYLDAWIGREREAALAHQFDTALNNMPHGLCMFRADGRLAVMNNRFAEMMKLGGALAEGSPSATEIVATCVTVGAISASSGRLILSEIDNSLAGEIVTVGDEPAPRSLSWTFQPMPGGGTVVLVEDITERRNAEARIVHLARYDELTTLPNRVQFRDEIERILSLEHGHGKTRLSALLFIDLDQFKQVNDTLGHPLGDRLLCAVADRLRDMLRPEDFVARFGGDEFVVFQQNVRSDEDAAVLARRIVERLSDRYLIEHHVVEIGASIGIAMTSPGIRADILLKNADMALYRAKADGRGTFCFFREEMAHTVEARRILELDLRKALANEEFELYYQPLVNLKTGRITTCEALLRWNHPVRGTVSPVDIIPVAEEMGLIVDLGRWILRKACMECMMWPKQVSVAVNFSSQQFHQRDILNEVRYALEVSGLPASRLEIEITESSLLRNTQFTHDALAQLHGEGVRIALDDFGTGYSSLSYLHTFPLQKVKIDRSFLEGIDSDRPLTLLRGVARLSADLGMSVVVEGIETNEQLELISADGTVTEAQGYLFSRPVPAARVRKLLTASHGERQKDGKVLSIPLRSIA; encoded by the coding sequence ATGCAGCTTGCCAGCCAAAAACACGACGCCGATCCTGAGATGTCGCCGGCTATCCACGCCGGGCTGGTCGAGTCGCTATTCATGAATCCGGCGCCGATGATCGTCGGCGCGTTCGGGCCCGCGATCGCCGGATCGGTGATCGGGTTCGTCACCGGCAATGTCTGGAATTGGCTCTGCGTTCCCCTGTTTGTCCTGGTCGGTATCGCGCGCGCGATGCAGATGCGCCGCTACCGCGAGCGGAACGCGCCGCTTTCGCAGCACGATGCCGATGTCTGGGAAAAGCGCTACCGGCTTGGCGCGATCACGCACGGCATTTCGCTCGGCATCTGGTCGTTGGTGGTCCTGCTGGATACGCAGGACACCGGCGCGCACATGCTCTGCATCACCACCGTCGTGGCCTACACATCGGCGGGCGTCGGCCGCACCTTCGGACGGCCCAAGATCTTTCATCTCCAGGTGCTGTTGAGCTGCGGACCTTTGATCATCGCGTTGATCATGGTCGGTGGCATCTACTATCTGGCGCTGGCTCTGCTCAGCACGGTGTTCTTCATCGCCATCCGGCAGGTGACGTCGAGCTTGCAGCGGATCTATCTCGACGCCTGGATCGGTCGGGAGCGGGAGGCGGCGCTGGCACACCAGTTCGATACGGCGCTGAACAACATGCCGCACGGCCTGTGCATGTTTCGCGCCGACGGGCGGCTGGCGGTGATGAACAATCGCTTCGCTGAAATGATGAAGCTCGGCGGTGCGCTGGCCGAAGGCTCCCCGAGCGCGACCGAGATCGTCGCGACCTGCGTGACGGTGGGCGCCATTTCGGCGTCGAGCGGCCGCCTGATTCTGTCCGAGATCGACAATTCCCTGGCCGGTGAGATCGTCACCGTCGGCGACGAGCCGGCGCCGCGCTCTTTGTCCTGGACATTCCAGCCGATGCCCGGCGGCGGCACGGTGGTGCTGGTCGAGGACATCACCGAACGCCGCAACGCCGAAGCGCGCATCGTGCATCTGGCGCGTTACGACGAACTCACCACGTTGCCGAACCGGGTGCAGTTCCGTGACGAAATCGAACGGATCCTCTCGCTCGAGCACGGCCACGGCAAGACGCGGCTGTCGGCACTGCTGTTCATCGATCTCGATCAGTTCAAACAGGTCAACGACACGCTCGGCCATCCCTTGGGCGACCGGCTGCTGTGCGCGGTCGCGGACCGGTTGCGCGACATGCTGCGGCCGGAGGACTTCGTGGCGCGGTTCGGCGGCGACGAGTTCGTCGTTTTCCAGCAGAACGTCCGCTCCGACGAGGACGCGGCCGTGCTGGCGCGGCGGATCGTCGAGCGGCTCAGCGACCGCTATCTGATCGAGCATCACGTCGTCGAGATCGGCGCCTCGATCGGCATCGCGATGACCTCGCCCGGCATTCGCGCCGACATCCTGCTGAAAAACGCCGACATGGCGCTGTATCGCGCCAAGGCCGACGGCCGCGGCACCTTCTGCTTTTTCCGCGAGGAGATGGCGCACACCGTCGAGGCGCGCCGCATTCTCGAACTCGATCTGCGCAAGGCGCTCGCCAACGAGGAGTTCGAGCTCTACTACCAGCCGCTGGTCAATCTCAAGACCGGACGGATCACGACCTGCGAGGCGCTGCTGCGCTGGAATCATCCGGTGCGCGGCACCGTGTCGCCGGTCGACATCATCCCGGTCGCCGAAGAAATGGGCCTGATCGTCGATCTCGGTCGCTGGATCCTGCGCAAGGCGTGCATGGAATGTATGATGTGGCCGAAGCAGGTCAGCGTTGCGGTCAACTTCTCCTCGCAGCAATTCCATCAGCGCGATATCCTCAACGAGGTGCGCTACGCGCTCGAGGTGTCGGGCCTGCCGGCCAGCCGGCTCGAAATCGAGATCACCGAGTCCTCGCTGCTGCGCAACACCCAGTTCACCCACGACGCGCTCGCGCAATTGCATGGCGAGGGCGTGCGGATCGCGCTCGATGATTTCGGCACCGGCTATTCGAGCCTGAGCTATCTGCACACGTTCCCGCTGCAGAAGGTCAAGATCGATCGCTCCTTCCTCGAGGGCATCGACAGCGACCGGCCGCTCACGCTGCTGCGTGGCGTGGCGCGGTTGAGCGCCGATCTCGGCATGTCCGTGGTGGTCGAGGGCATCGAGACCAACGAGCAGCTCGAGCTGATCAGTGCCGACGGCACCGTCACCGAAGCGCAGGGCTATTTGTTCAGCCGCCCGGTTCCCGCTGCCCGCGTCCGGAAGCTGCTGACCGCCTCGCACGGCGAGCGTCAGAAGGACGGCAAGGTGCTGTCGATTCCGCTCCGCTCCATCGCCTGA
- a CDS encoding N-acyl amino acid synthase FeeM domain-containing protein: protein MDAARQGQQEGRVAVRRRELLDKVEYRLAETDAERAAIYRLRYRAYLKEGAIDPNPQGIVSDRYDNLPNSWIFGIFFEGELTSSLRITVASPDNQACPSMDVFPDLLEPWLSDGKVIVDPTRFVSDPDRTNRVPELAYLTLRLAYVACEHFRADIGLASVRAEHQAFYRRVFMSAVCPPRVYPGLKKPIGLMEIDFPVTHMKVFARYPFLRSTAFERHKLFTRTTARSASPRLAEVPFATIDHQHI from the coding sequence ATGGATGCCGCCCGGCAGGGACAGCAGGAGGGCCGCGTTGCCGTCCGCCGACGTGAGTTGCTCGACAAGGTCGAGTATCGGCTGGCCGAGACGGACGCCGAGCGCGCCGCGATCTACCGACTGCGGTACCGCGCCTATCTGAAAGAGGGCGCGATCGATCCGAACCCCCAGGGCATCGTGTCCGATCGCTATGACAACCTGCCGAACTCCTGGATCTTCGGGATCTTCTTCGAGGGGGAGCTGACCAGCTCGCTCAGAATCACGGTGGCGTCGCCGGACAATCAGGCTTGTCCGTCGATGGACGTGTTTCCCGATCTGCTCGAGCCTTGGCTTTCGGACGGCAAGGTGATCGTCGATCCGACCCGGTTCGTCTCCGATCCCGATCGCACCAATCGGGTGCCCGAGCTCGCTTATCTGACCTTGCGGCTGGCCTATGTGGCTTGCGAGCACTTTCGTGCCGACATCGGGCTGGCCTCGGTGCGCGCCGAGCACCAGGCTTTCTATCGCCGCGTGTTCATGAGCGCGGTCTGCCCGCCGCGGGTGTATCCTGGCCTGAAGAAGCCGATCGGGCTGATGGAGATCGATTTCCCCGTCACGCATATGAAGGTGTTTGCGCGCTATCCGTTCTTGCGCTCGACGGCCTTCGAACGACACAAGCTGTTCACGCGGACGACGGCGCGATCCGCGTCGCCCCGGCTCGCCGAGGTTCCCTTCGCCACGATCGACCACCAGCACATCTAG
- the pal gene encoding peptidoglycan-associated lipoprotein Pal codes for MTHQKRILQGLKLAAVLAVALSMGACANNKTGLGADGAMASAASPGSQQDFVVNVGDRVFFESDQTDLSPQAIATLDKQAQWLQSYNRYSFTIEGHADERGTREYNIALGARRAQSVRNYLASRGIDPSRMRTISYGKERPVAVCNDISCWSQNRRAVTVLNAGA; via the coding sequence ATGACACATCAGAAGCGAATCCTCCAGGGATTGAAGCTGGCCGCGGTGCTCGCGGTGGCCCTGTCGATGGGGGCTTGCGCCAATAACAAGACGGGTCTCGGTGCCGACGGCGCGATGGCCAGCGCGGCGAGCCCGGGAAGCCAGCAGGATTTCGTGGTCAATGTCGGCGATCGCGTGTTCTTCGAAAGCGATCAGACCGATCTGTCGCCGCAGGCGATCGCGACGCTCGACAAGCAGGCCCAGTGGCTGCAGAGCTACAACCGGTACTCGTTCACGATCGAGGGCCATGCCGACGAGCGCGGCACCCGCGAGTACAACATCGCGCTGGGCGCGCGTCGTGCGCAGTCGGTCCGCAACTATCTCGCCTCGCGCGGGATCGACCCGTCGCGGATGCGGACGATTTCCTACGGCAAGGAACGTCCGGTCGCGGTCTGCAACGACATCTCGTGCTGGTCGCAGAACCGCCGCGCGGTGACGGTCCTCAACGCCGGCGCCTGA
- the ybgF gene encoding tol-pal system protein YbgF, with the protein MSPIHALSARSLAVFAMLAFAAPALAQQYGGEVDPEIRIQQLEERLRTLTGQNEELQYRNRRLEDQVRQLQSGAGVQPAAPGNAAPPPAAAAQQPSVYGQPPQAPIVQDQPVAPPATGRRRGDAFDPSQNPNAPGVPRALGGGQLPVPAEQSGVAGAPLDLSNNSGGRYPDAGAPPQPAPSAAAGGGLTTLPPSASPRDEFDLGIGYMQRRDYALAEETMRNFASKYPNDALTPDSQYWLGESFFQRQMYRDAAEAFLAVTSKYDKSAKAPDALLRLGQSLSALKEKEAACAALGEIGRKYPKASAGVKKAVDTEQKKLKC; encoded by the coding sequence ATGTCACCCATTCATGCCCTTTCTGCGCGCAGCCTCGCGGTGTTCGCGATGCTCGCTTTCGCCGCTCCCGCGCTGGCCCAGCAATATGGCGGCGAGGTCGATCCCGAAATCCGCATCCAGCAGCTCGAAGAGCGGTTGCGCACGCTGACCGGGCAGAACGAGGAGCTGCAGTATCGCAACCGCCGGCTGGAAGATCAGGTCCGGCAATTGCAAAGCGGTGCAGGGGTTCAGCCGGCCGCACCCGGCAACGCCGCGCCGCCGCCGGCTGCCGCTGCGCAGCAACCTTCTGTCTACGGCCAGCCGCCGCAGGCACCGATCGTGCAGGATCAGCCGGTGGCGCCGCCGGCGACCGGCCGCCGCCGGGGCGATGCGTTCGATCCGAGCCAGAACCCGAACGCGCCCGGCGTGCCGCGGGCGCTCGGCGGCGGACAATTGCCGGTCCCGGCCGAGCAAAGCGGGGTGGCGGGCGCGCCGCTCGACCTGTCGAACAATTCGGGCGGTCGCTATCCCGACGCCGGCGCGCCGCCGCAACCGGCGCCGAGCGCTGCGGCCGGGGGCGGGCTGACGACGCTGCCGCCATCGGCCAGCCCGCGCGACGAGTTCGATCTCGGCATCGGCTACATGCAGCGCCGCGACTACGCGCTCGCCGAGGAGACGATGCGCAACTTCGCCAGCAAATATCCCAACGACGCCCTGACGCCGGACTCGCAATACTGGCTCGGCGAGAGCTTCTTCCAGCGCCAGATGTATCGCGACGCGGCGGAAGCCTTCCTCGCGGTCACCAGCAAATACGACAAGTCGGCGAAGGCGCCCGATGCGCTGCTGCGGCTCGGCCAGTCGCTGTCGGCGCTGAAGGAAAAGGAAGCCGCCTGCGCCGCGCTGGGCGAGATCGGCCGCAAATATCCGAAGGCATCGGCCGGCGTGAAGAAGGCGGTCGACACCGAGCAGAAGAAGCTTAAGTGCTAG
- the tilS gene encoding tRNA lysidine(34) synthetase TilS has product MSGTDEAPISAREASSLFADWKAVPAIVLAVSGGPDSLALMWLAARWRKARKRGPALFVVTIDHGLRPEAAREARSVKQFARTLGLPHRTLRWTGDKPATGLPAAARAARYRLLAKAAKAVGAAHIMTAHTRDDQAETVLMRLSRGSGIAGLAAMPRETARDGAVLVRPLLDVSKQRLVATLDRAKIGFAVDPSNADPRFTRPRLRELMPLLAAEGCDSRNLARLAARAARAEAALELLVDGAERFLAVRSAGHPPQSFDASVFYALNAEIRIRLLLRAIGRVGREGRPELGKVEALAAALQSAAAKPAAKPGQIKLKQTLAGAIITLTPVCLKFAAAPMRRRKTG; this is encoded by the coding sequence ATGTCCGGGACTGACGAAGCGCCGATTTCGGCGCGCGAGGCTTCGAGCCTGTTCGCCGATTGGAAGGCGGTGCCTGCGATCGTGCTCGCGGTCTCCGGCGGGCCGGACTCGCTGGCGCTGATGTGGCTCGCCGCGCGCTGGCGCAAGGCGCGCAAGCGCGGGCCCGCGCTGTTCGTCGTCACCATCGACCACGGCCTGCGGCCGGAAGCGGCCCGCGAGGCGCGGTCGGTCAAGCAGTTCGCGCGCACGCTCGGTCTGCCGCACCGGACGCTGCGCTGGACCGGCGACAAGCCCGCGACGGGCCTGCCGGCGGCGGCGCGCGCGGCGCGCTATCGGCTGCTGGCCAAGGCGGCGAAAGCGGTCGGCGCGGCGCATATCATGACCGCGCACACCCGCGACGATCAGGCCGAGACCGTGCTGATGCGGCTGTCCCGCGGCAGCGGCATCGCCGGCCTGGCCGCGATGCCGCGCGAGACGGCACGCGACGGCGCCGTGCTGGTCCGTCCGTTGCTCGACGTGTCGAAACAGCGCCTGGTGGCGACGCTCGACAGGGCGAAGATCGGATTCGCGGTCGACCCGAGCAATGCCGATCCCCGGTTCACCCGCCCCCGTCTGCGCGAATTGATGCCGCTGCTGGCCGCCGAGGGATGCGATTCGCGCAATTTGGCGCGGCTCGCCGCCCGCGCCGCCCGCGCCGAAGCCGCGCTGGAGCTGCTGGTCGATGGCGCGGAGCGATTTCTGGCGGTGCGCAGCGCGGGCCATCCGCCACAGAGCTTCGATGCCTCGGTATTCTACGCGTTAAACGCGGAAATCCGGATTCGGTTGTTGCTACGTGCGATCGGCCGCGTCGGCCGGGAAGGCCGGCCTGAACTCGGCAAGGTCGAGGCATTGGCCGCCGCGCTTCAATCGGCCGCCGCCAAGCCGGCCGCCAAACCGGGGCAAATCAAGCTGAAACAAACGCTTGCCGGGGCCATCATCACTTTGACACCAGTTTGCCTGAAGTTTGCCGCAGCGCCGATGCGGCGGCGGAAGACGGGCTGA